The Pontibacter pudoricolor genome contains a region encoding:
- a CDS encoding RBBP9/YdeN family alpha/beta hydrolase has translation MAEVQIIHVPGLGNSGPEHWQTYWQQSDPTSLRVQQSDWDKPVCKDWVEELQKVIREVKGKEIVLIAHSLGCMTVAHWAQKYKANIKAAFLVAPPEVELNVELKEVLDFAPFPKAKLPFKSMLVASSDDDYLTIERAEYLANLWGSEFVNAGAKGHINSYSYIGEWPEGKVLLARLLE, from the coding sequence ATGGCGGAAGTGCAGATAATACACGTACCTGGCTTAGGCAACTCGGGTCCGGAGCATTGGCAAACGTATTGGCAGCAAAGTGACCCAACGAGCCTACGTGTGCAGCAGTCTGATTGGGATAAACCGGTTTGTAAGGATTGGGTAGAAGAACTGCAGAAAGTGATTCGGGAAGTGAAAGGAAAAGAGATTGTACTGATAGCACACAGCCTGGGTTGTATGACCGTTGCACATTGGGCTCAGAAGTATAAAGCTAACATTAAAGCTGCTTTCCTGGTAGCCCCGCCCGAAGTAGAGCTAAATGTAGAATTAAAAGAAGTGTTGGACTTTGCCCCATTCCCGAAAGCTAAACTGCCTTTTAAATCTATGCTGGTGGCAAGCTCCGATGATGACTACCTAACGATTGAACGTGCAGAATACCTGGCTAACCTGTGGGGAAGCGAGTTTGTAAATGCAGGTGCGAAAGGCCATATCAACTCTTACTCATATATTGGCGAGTGGCCCGAGGGAAAAGTACTACTGGCAAGGCTATTGGAGTAA
- a CDS encoding OmpA family protein: MRTQLTKFSAIAFVLVFLLSANTALFAQNADRRTNLQIYGSALQYKGEFGNQFFEKDMEWGGGLSLNRYLSPSFDAGLHLTYGGAEASKGLNSFDTSIGTAMLGIRLKMYGTILKEDALIGPYLTVAGGGAFAKADATNDGVTFDDDFVTTALLGGAGIRIRFSDGVSAFVQTGYMLTGNDKFDGLEGGDNDRFLMHNFGLGFNLGKAVDTDMDGVGDRRDKCPDTPTGVQVDKDGCPIDTDGDGVADYQDQCPTEAGVANLQGCPDKDGDGVADKDDQCPDEAGTTATQGCPDSDGDGVADKDDKCPDTPAGVTTGPDGCPTDSDGDGVPDNEDVCPNSAGPADKGGCPELDAATLKLLEEKVRFEFDQARVQEGYKQLLDSIVVVLEKYPDHVLLIKGHADYIGSAEYNQALSERRAQAVKDYLIERGVQNPDRLVTRGYGETQPLVKVNERLSKRRTESARAKNRRVGFELNTPDMKLDME; the protein is encoded by the coding sequence ATGCGAACACAATTAACAAAATTTAGTGCAATAGCTTTTGTGCTTGTATTCCTGCTATCTGCAAATACAGCCTTGTTTGCACAAAATGCTGATAGACGGACAAATCTCCAGATATATGGTAGCGCGCTTCAATACAAAGGGGAGTTTGGCAACCAGTTTTTTGAAAAAGACATGGAGTGGGGCGGGGGACTCTCGCTTAACCGTTATTTGAGCCCATCTTTTGATGCTGGCTTACACCTCACGTATGGCGGCGCTGAAGCAAGCAAGGGCCTAAATAGTTTTGACACTTCTATTGGTACTGCTATGCTGGGCATTCGCCTGAAAATGTATGGTACTATTCTGAAAGAAGACGCTTTGATCGGACCTTACCTGACCGTAGCCGGTGGTGGAGCGTTTGCAAAAGCAGATGCAACGAACGATGGAGTTACCTTCGATGATGACTTTGTAACAACTGCCCTCCTGGGTGGTGCCGGTATCCGTATCCGTTTCTCTGATGGCGTAAGCGCTTTCGTGCAAACTGGCTACATGCTGACCGGTAATGACAAGTTTGATGGCCTGGAAGGTGGCGATAACGATCGTTTCCTGATGCACAACTTTGGACTTGGTTTTAACTTAGGCAAGGCTGTTGATACGGATATGGACGGTGTTGGCGACAGACGCGATAAATGCCCTGACACTCCAACAGGCGTACAGGTAGATAAAGATGGTTGTCCTATCGATACGGATGGTGACGGCGTAGCTGACTACCAGGATCAGTGCCCTACAGAAGCTGGTGTTGCTAACCTGCAAGGTTGCCCTGATAAAGACGGCGACGGTGTAGCTGATAAAGATGACCAGTGCCCGGATGAAGCCGGTACTACGGCCACACAAGGTTGCCCTGATTCTGATGGCGATGGTGTAGCGGATAAAGATGACAAGTGCCCTGATACTCCTGCTGGCGTAACAACTGGCCCGGATGGTTGCCCAACTGACTCTGACGGTGATGGTGTTCCGGATAACGAGGACGTTTGCCCTAATTCTGCAGGCCCAGCTGATAAAGGTGGCTGCCCAGAACTGGATGCTGCTACCCTGAAACTGCTGGAAGAAAAAGTTCGCTTCGAATTTGACCAGGCACGTGTACAGGAAGGTTACAAACAACTGCTGGATAGCATTGTAGTAGTACTTGAGAAATATCCTGACCATGTACTGCTGATCAAAGGTCACGCCGACTACATCGGTTCTGCAGAGTACAACCAGGCACTGTCTGAGCGTAGAGCGCAGGCTGTTAAAGATTACCTGATCGAGCGTGGTGTGCAGAACCCTGACAGACTTGTAACACGCGGTTACGGCGAAACACAGCCACTTGTAAAAGTTAACGAGCGACTGTCTAAACGCAGAACAGAAAGCGCCAGAGCCAAAAACAGACGTGTCGGCTTCGAGCTGAACACGCCGGATATGAAACTGGACATGGAATAA
- a CDS encoding aminopeptidase P family protein, with product MRYLPISNELFVHNRHNFVKQLKPSSIAIFNSNDVMPTNADGSMAFRQNNDLFYLSGADQEETVLILFPDAKDPRMKEVLFVRETNDHILTWEGYKLTKQQAQEVSGIRTILWTHEFKSVLNTLMAEAEHVYLNSNEHLRAVVEVETRDARFTKWMKERYPLHKYERSTPIMHYLRAIKSDHEIALIRKACNITELGFRRLLNFIKPGVMEYEIEAELYHEFLRNRSRGPAYGSIIASGANACILHYVDNNQECKDGDMLLMDFGAEYANYASDLSRTIPVNGTFTPRQRDVYEAVLRVMKAATAMLIPGNTLDQYHAFVGTVMENELIRLDLLNEQDVRNQDPAAPLYKKYFMHGTSHFLGLDVHDVGNKYRPFEEGMVFTCEPGIYIWDEGIGVRLENDILVTKNGPVDLMKDIPLEADDIERLMKR from the coding sequence ATGAGATACCTGCCTATTAGCAACGAGTTGTTTGTGCACAATCGCCACAACTTCGTAAAACAGCTGAAACCTTCTTCTATCGCCATCTTCAATTCTAATGATGTAATGCCAACCAATGCGGATGGTTCTATGGCGTTCCGTCAGAACAACGACCTTTTCTATCTGTCGGGCGCAGATCAGGAAGAAACAGTTCTTATCCTTTTTCCGGATGCGAAGGACCCACGCATGAAAGAAGTGCTGTTTGTGCGCGAAACCAACGACCACATCCTGACCTGGGAAGGCTACAAATTAACCAAACAGCAGGCACAGGAAGTATCGGGCATCAGAACTATACTCTGGACGCACGAATTTAAGTCAGTGCTGAACACGCTGATGGCCGAAGCCGAGCACGTGTACCTAAACAGCAACGAGCACCTGCGTGCCGTAGTAGAAGTGGAGACCCGCGATGCCCGCTTCACAAAATGGATGAAGGAGCGCTACCCGTTACACAAGTACGAGCGTAGCACCCCGATTATGCATTACCTGCGTGCCATTAAATCAGATCACGAAATCGCCCTTATCCGCAAGGCTTGTAACATTACCGAACTTGGTTTCAGAAGGCTGCTGAACTTTATAAAGCCGGGCGTAATGGAGTACGAGATCGAAGCAGAACTATACCACGAGTTTTTACGCAACCGTTCGCGCGGGCCGGCTTATGGTTCAATCATAGCGTCGGGTGCCAATGCCTGTATTCTGCACTATGTAGATAACAACCAGGAGTGTAAAGACGGCGATATGCTGTTGATGGATTTTGGTGCCGAGTATGCCAACTATGCATCAGACCTTAGCCGTACTATACCAGTTAACGGTACATTTACACCTCGCCAGCGCGATGTATATGAAGCTGTACTGCGCGTTATGAAAGCTGCAACAGCAATGCTGATACCGGGCAACACACTCGATCAGTATCATGCTTTTGTGGGTACGGTTATGGAGAACGAGCTGATTCGCCTGGACCTGTTGAACGAGCAGGATGTGCGTAACCAGGACCCTGCCGCGCCGCTTTATAAGAAGTACTTTATGCATGGCACTTCTCACTTCTTGGGGTTGGATGTGCACGATGTAGGCAACAAATATCGTCCGTTTGAAGAAGGCATGGTGTTTACCTGCGAGCCGGGTATTTATATCTGGGATGAAGGCATTGGCGTGCGTTTAGAGAATGACATCCTGGTAACTAAAAACGGCCCTGTTGACCTGATGAAGGATATTCCGTTAGAAGCAGATGATATTGAACGCCTGATGAAACGCTAG
- a CDS encoding glycosyltransferase family 9 protein gives MQQSEIKKVLIIQTAFLGDVVLATALIEKLHAAYPNAQLDFLLRKGNEGLLKGHPQLHQVLIWNKLEGKYKSLWNLLRQIRSEKYDAVINVQRYGATGILTAFSDAKQTFGFDKNPFSRFFTRRYTHNMENGSHEVERNQLLISSITQGPAAKPKLYPTAQDYEKVQPLKTAPFITIAPTSVWFTKQYPAEKWIDLLNSLPANYKVYLLGSPADKIHAEEILQKSVHPNAENLCGQLNLLQSAALMRDAMLNYVNDSGPMHLATSVNAPTCAVYCSTVPRFGYGPLADFAKIVEKEEPLYCRPCGLHGHKTCPEGHFKCAHDIRNEQLLHVLELAEAKQEL, from the coding sequence ATGCAGCAATCTGAGATCAAGAAAGTACTTATTATACAAACCGCTTTTCTGGGCGACGTAGTGCTTGCAACCGCGCTCATAGAAAAACTACATGCCGCTTACCCCAATGCCCAACTTGATTTCTTATTAAGAAAAGGTAACGAAGGATTGCTGAAAGGCCACCCACAGCTGCACCAGGTATTGATCTGGAACAAACTGGAAGGCAAGTACAAAAGTCTCTGGAATCTGTTACGGCAGATCCGGTCAGAAAAATATGATGCGGTAATAAATGTGCAACGCTACGGCGCTACCGGCATACTGACCGCTTTTTCTGATGCAAAGCAAACCTTTGGTTTCGATAAAAATCCATTCTCTCGTTTCTTCACGCGCCGCTATACCCATAATATGGAGAACGGCAGCCACGAAGTAGAGCGAAACCAGTTACTGATCAGTAGCATTACACAAGGGCCAGCCGCCAAGCCTAAACTATACCCAACTGCCCAGGACTACGAAAAAGTACAGCCGCTCAAAACCGCCCCTTTTATAACTATAGCTCCCACATCGGTTTGGTTTACAAAGCAATACCCTGCAGAGAAGTGGATAGACCTGCTGAACAGTCTGCCTGCAAACTATAAAGTATACCTGCTGGGCTCACCTGCCGATAAAATTCACGCAGAGGAAATACTGCAAAAATCTGTTCATCCGAATGCAGAAAACCTGTGCGGGCAACTGAATTTATTACAGTCGGCTGCACTCATGCGCGATGCAATGCTGAACTACGTAAACGATTCCGGGCCGATGCACCTGGCCACTTCAGTTAATGCGCCGACCTGTGCGGTGTATTGTTCTACGGTGCCACGCTTTGGCTATGGTCCGCTGGCTGACTTTGCGAAGATTGTGGAGAAGGAAGAACCACTTTACTGCCGCCCCTGCGGTTTGCACGGTCACAAAACCTGCCCTGAAGGCCACTTTAAATGTGCGCACGATATCCGCAACGAGCAACTATTACATGTTTTAGAACTGGCCGAAGCAAAGCAGGAACTATAG
- a CDS encoding BrxA/BrxB family bacilliredoxin, which translates to MYPEYMVAPIREDLTSAGFEQLMTPEEVEQALSAKEGTVLVAINSVCGCAASKARPALKMAVASADQKPDKMITVFAGMEADAVAKAREYMLPYPPSSPSIALFKNGELVHMIERYHIEGNELNRIVDNLKGAFEAYC; encoded by the coding sequence ATGTATCCTGAATATATGGTTGCACCTATCCGTGAGGATCTAACCTCAGCTGGATTTGAACAACTAATGACTCCTGAAGAAGTAGAGCAGGCGCTTTCTGCTAAAGAAGGAACTGTATTAGTGGCTATAAACTCTGTTTGTGGTTGCGCGGCATCTAAGGCGCGTCCTGCCCTTAAAATGGCTGTAGCATCTGCTGACCAGAAGCCAGATAAAATGATCACAGTATTTGCAGGCATGGAAGCTGATGCAGTTGCGAAAGCACGTGAGTATATGCTGCCTTACCCTCCGTCATCACCATCTATAGCGCTGTTTAAAAATGGCGAGCTGGTACACATGATCGAGCGTTACCACATTGAAGGCAATGAACTTAACCGCATTGTAGATAACCTGAAAGGTGCTTTTGAGGCGTACTGCTAA